The Chloroflexota bacterium nucleotide sequence GCCGCCGTCGTGTAGGGGCGTCCCGCATGGGCGCCCGTGTCCGGTGGCCCGCGCTGCGTGCAGCGTGGGATCGGCCTTGGACGAACCTCCATGCTGCCCGCAGCATGGGCCATCGGATCTGATGATCGATTGACGCCGGGCGTCGGACGCGGTTGGCTGTAAGCAGGATGCAGCAGCCACCGGCACACCTGATCGAAACGCGGGGACTCACCAAGCACTTCGAGCCGCGCGTACCCCGCAGCCGTCCGTGGGAGATCGTGCGGCGCCGTCGAGCGTCCCAAGCATCCGCCGAGCCGATCATGGCCGTGCGCGAACTGAACCTGTGCATCCCGGCGGGCGAGTGCTACGGCCTGCTGGGCCCGAACGGTGCCGGCAAGACGACGACGGTGAAGATGATCTCCACCCTGCTAGAGCCCACCGCCGGCGCCGCGCTGGTCTGCGGCTATGACACCGTGCAAGAGGGCGCGGACGTGCGCGGCAGCATCGGCGTCATGTTCGCCGGCGAGCGCGGGCTCTACTGGCGGCTGACAGGACGCGAAAACCTGGAGCTGTTCGGGCGCATGGAGTACATGACCGGGTCGGCCATCCGCGAGCGCACGGAGCGCCTGCTGGACCACCTGGGTCTGGCGGACCGCGCCGATCAACTCGTTGAGACCTACAGCACGGGCATGAAGCAACGCCTCAACCTGGCCCGCACGCTGCTCCACGACCCGCCGGTGCTCATGCTCGACGAGCCCACCGCGGCGCTGGACCCGGCCGCCGCGCGCGGGACGCGCCGGCTGATTCGCGAGCTGAGCCGGGAGGGCAAAGCCGTCCTGCTCACCACGCACAGCATGCACGAGGCGGAAGAGATCTGTGACCGCGTCGGCATCATCCACCGCGGCGTGCTGGTGGCGGAGGGCGCCCCGCGAGAGCTGATCCGCGAAGCCGGCCTGGAGCCGCGACTCGAGCTGCGCCTCGGCGGCGACCTCCAGGCCGCCCGGACGGCCCTGGGCAACCAGGCGCTGTGGTGGGGCGACGCGGCGGACGATGGATCAATCGAGGCCGCGGTGCGGGCCGCCGACGGCTGGCGCACGGCCCATGCCCTCGACGAGCGGCTGCGCCGGGATGGCGTGACCATCGAGGACGCCCGCTTGCGCGACGCCACGCTCGAGGACGCCTTCATCAAGCTCACCGGCGTGCGCCTGGAAGGCCCGTTCGAACGTGTCTGAAATCTGGCGCCGGGCGCCGGCTCACGTGGCGGCGTTCGTCGCGGTCGCCGCCAAGGCCTCGCGCATACAGCGGCGCGAGGGATGGTTCTGGCAGATTGGCGTCGTCGCGGCGTTGACAACGGCGTTGCCCGTAGTGCTCAACGCTCGCGCGCTGGCCGGACCGGACGAGGCGCAGGCCGCGACCTTCGCGGCCGCGGCGGGCACCGACAACTACCTCGCGTTCGCCACCATCGGCACCGTCGTCATGGTCTGGATCGCGACGACCATGCAATCGGTCGCGATCGGGCTCTCCAGCGAGCGACACATGGGCACGCTCGGGATCGCCTGGACCTCGCTCACCCCGCGAACGCTCATCCTGGCCGCGGATGCCGCGGGTCGCGCGCTGGCGCAAATCGCCTTTGCCTTGGTGATGTTCGCGGCCGTGTGGCTGCTGTTTCGCTTCGAGTTGCGCCTCGTCCCGCCGGCGCTGGTGTTGGTGCTGGTCACTGCCGTCACGGCCAGCATTGCGGTCGGCGTATTGATGGCCGGATTCGTCATGCGGTATCGGGAAGCCGCGATACTGTTCGGCACGTTCACCGTTGCGTCGGGAGTATTCGCCGGCATCGCGTACCCGACCACCGTGCTCCCGGAGTGGGCGCAGGTCGTGGGACACGCGCTGCCGCTCACCTGGATTGCCCGCGGACTGCGGGCCGCGCTGGTCTTCGGCGACGCACCGGAGGCGTATCTGGCGGCGGCCGTGTTG carries:
- a CDS encoding ABC transporter ATP-binding protein; its protein translation is MQQPPAHLIETRGLTKHFEPRVPRSRPWEIVRRRRASQASAEPIMAVRELNLCIPAGECYGLLGPNGAGKTTTVKMISTLLEPTAGAALVCGYDTVQEGADVRGSIGVMFAGERGLYWRLTGRENLELFGRMEYMTGSAIRERTERLLDHLGLADRADQLVETYSTGMKQRLNLARTLLHDPPVLMLDEPTAALDPAAARGTRRLIRELSREGKAVLLTTHSMHEAEEICDRVGIIHRGVLVAEGAPRELIREAGLEPRLELRLGGDLQAARTALGNQALWWGDAADDGSIEAAVRAADGWRTAHALDERLRRDGVTIEDARLRDATLEDAFIKLTGVRLEGPFERV
- a CDS encoding ABC transporter permease: MSEIWRRAPAHVAAFVAVAAKASRIQRREGWFWQIGVVAALTTALPVVLNARALAGPDEAQAATFAAAAGTDNYLAFATIGTVVMVWIATTMQSVAIGLSSERHMGTLGIAWTSLTPRTLILAADAAGRALAQIAFALVMFAAVWLLFRFELRLVPPALVLVLVTAVTASIAVGVLMAGFVMRYREAAILFGTFTVASGVFAGIAYPTTVLPEWAQVVGHALPLTWIARGLRAALVFGDAPEAYLAAAVLLGMTLVLSVVGWRLFAKFDRATRRRGLLEAF